The Corythoichthys intestinalis isolate RoL2023-P3 chromosome 1, ASM3026506v1, whole genome shotgun sequence genome has a segment encoding these proteins:
- the LOC130931005 gene encoding gastrula zinc finger protein XlCGF26.1-like isoform X2 — protein MPYIKQEAEPETPSIKEEQEDEIPTFPMTVSVKSEEDEGPSEKRGAAKPSSDGSFQHSATKREGQSQPDCLLAPLSDSDDVTSHSSDFLTDEEDNDLNQNASKSFNKSSLKRNTKAVRKHFPCSLCDKTYSQKHHLKRHMHTHTGERPFGCTLCGKRFTDKAYLNEHSTTHTGEKPFECSLCDKRFCTKKLLTRHSHTHAGEKPFVCSICGKRFAQERTLNIHARLHTGEKPFTCSICGKTFAQKRTFNRHAKTHSGEKPFVCTSCGKRFTEKGELTQHMKTHSGEKPFGCTLCDKRFFTKQELTRHTRTHTGEKSFICTSCGKRFSEKARLNQHTMTHTGEKPFPCLVCHKRFSRKFVLNCHTKTHTGEKPFPCSVCHKTFSRKAVLNCHTKTHTAENYFACSLCDKRFFTKAHLNIHTRSHTGEKPYICTFCGKGFKWKVDSIKHAKKHTGAIS, from the coding sequence ATGCCGTACatcaaacaggaggcggagCCAGAGACACCCAGCATTAAAGAAGAACAGGAAGATGAAATCCCCACGTTTCCGATGACAGTCAGTGTGAAGAGTGAAGAAGATGAAGGTCCAAGCGAAAAGAGAGGAGCAGCGAAACCTTCGAGCGACGGCTCATTTCAACACTCGGCAACAAAAAGAGAGGGACAATCGCAACCTGACTGTTTGTTAGCGCCGCTCTCGGACAGTGACGACGTAACGTCACACTCTTCTGACTTTCTCACTGATGAGGAGGATAATGACTTAaaccaaaatgcttcaaaatccttCAACAAGTCCTCattgaaaagaaacacaaaagcaGTTAGGAAACATTTTccctgctcactttgtgataaaacataTTCTCAAAAACATCACTTAAAAAGACACATGCATACGCACACCGGGGAGAGGCCATTTggctgcacactttgtggtaaaagattcaccgacAAGGCATATTTGAACGAACACTCAACAACACACaccggagagaagccttttgaatGCTCTCTTTGCGATAAACGATTTTGTACAAAGAAACTTTTAACAAGACACTCGCATACACacgctggagaaaagccttttgtctgctcgatttgtggtaaaagattcgctCAGGAGAGAACTTTAAACATACACGCAAGAttgcacactggagagaagccttttaccTGCTCAATTTGTGGTAAAACATTCGCACAGAAGAGAACTTTCAACAGACATGCAAAAACACactctggagagaagccttttgtctgcacaagttgcggtaaaagattcaccgagAAGGGAGAATTAACCCAACACATGAAAACGCAcagtggagagaagccttttggctGCACGctttgtgataaaagattttTTACGAAGCAAGAGTTAACAAGACACACGCGTACACACACGGGTGAAAAGTCTTTTATCTGCACatcttgtggtaaaagattctcaGAGAAGGCACGTTTAAACCAACACACAatgacacacactggagagaagccttttcccTGCTTAGTTTGCCATAAAAGATTCTCTCGGAAATTCGTACTAAACTGTCACACTAAAACACACACAGGAGAAAAGCCATTTCCCTGCTCGGTTTGCCATAAAACATTCTCTCGGAAAGCTGTACTAAACTGTCACACTAAAACACACACTGCTGAGAATTATtttgcctgctcactttgtgataaaagattttTTACAAAGGCACatttaaacattcacacaagatcacacactggagaaaagccctatatctgcacattttgtggtaaagGGTTCAAATGGAAAGTAGACTCAATCaaacatgcaaaaaaacacactgGAGCTATCAGTTGA
- the LOC130931005 gene encoding gastrula zinc finger protein XlCGF26.1-like isoform X1 codes for MRCPGGATVKDLYPEKHKPLYVKQESEMPYIKQEAEPETPSIKEEQEDEIPTFPMTVSVKSEEDEGPSEKRGAAKPSSDGSFQHSATKREGQSQPDCLLAPLSDSDDVTSHSSDFLTDEEDNDLNQNASKSFNKSSLKRNTKAVRKHFPCSLCDKTYSQKHHLKRHMHTHTGERPFGCTLCGKRFTDKAYLNEHSTTHTGEKPFECSLCDKRFCTKKLLTRHSHTHAGEKPFVCSICGKRFAQERTLNIHARLHTGEKPFTCSICGKTFAQKRTFNRHAKTHSGEKPFVCTSCGKRFTEKGELTQHMKTHSGEKPFGCTLCDKRFFTKQELTRHTRTHTGEKSFICTSCGKRFSEKARLNQHTMTHTGEKPFPCLVCHKRFSRKFVLNCHTKTHTGEKPFPCSVCHKTFSRKAVLNCHTKTHTAENYFACSLCDKRFFTKAHLNIHTRSHTGEKPYICTFCGKGFKWKVDSIKHAKKHTGAIS; via the coding sequence TGTCCCggaggtgccactgtcaaagatCTTTACCCTGAGAAGCACAAGCCCCTCTATGTTAAACAGGAGTCGGAGATGCCGTACatcaaacaggaggcggagCCAGAGACACCCAGCATTAAAGAAGAACAGGAAGATGAAATCCCCACGTTTCCGATGACAGTCAGTGTGAAGAGTGAAGAAGATGAAGGTCCAAGCGAAAAGAGAGGAGCAGCGAAACCTTCGAGCGACGGCTCATTTCAACACTCGGCAACAAAAAGAGAGGGACAATCGCAACCTGACTGTTTGTTAGCGCCGCTCTCGGACAGTGACGACGTAACGTCACACTCTTCTGACTTTCTCACTGATGAGGAGGATAATGACTTAaaccaaaatgcttcaaaatccttCAACAAGTCCTCattgaaaagaaacacaaaagcaGTTAGGAAACATTTTccctgctcactttgtgataaaacataTTCTCAAAAACATCACTTAAAAAGACACATGCATACGCACACCGGGGAGAGGCCATTTggctgcacactttgtggtaaaagattcaccgacAAGGCATATTTGAACGAACACTCAACAACACACaccggagagaagccttttgaatGCTCTCTTTGCGATAAACGATTTTGTACAAAGAAACTTTTAACAAGACACTCGCATACACacgctggagaaaagccttttgtctgctcgatttgtggtaaaagattcgctCAGGAGAGAACTTTAAACATACACGCAAGAttgcacactggagagaagccttttaccTGCTCAATTTGTGGTAAAACATTCGCACAGAAGAGAACTTTCAACAGACATGCAAAAACACactctggagagaagccttttgtctgcacaagttgcggtaaaagattcaccgagAAGGGAGAATTAACCCAACACATGAAAACGCAcagtggagagaagccttttggctGCACGctttgtgataaaagattttTTACGAAGCAAGAGTTAACAAGACACACGCGTACACACACGGGTGAAAAGTCTTTTATCTGCACatcttgtggtaaaagattctcaGAGAAGGCACGTTTAAACCAACACACAatgacacacactggagagaagccttttcccTGCTTAGTTTGCCATAAAAGATTCTCTCGGAAATTCGTACTAAACTGTCACACTAAAACACACACAGGAGAAAAGCCATTTCCCTGCTCGGTTTGCCATAAAACATTCTCTCGGAAAGCTGTACTAAACTGTCACACTAAAACACACACTGCTGAGAATTATtttgcctgctcactttgtgataaaagattttTTACAAAGGCACatttaaacattcacacaagatcacacactggagaaaagccctatatctgcacattttgtggtaaagGGTTCAAATGGAAAGTAGACTCAATCaaacatgcaaaaaaacacactgGAGCTATCAGTTGA